The nucleotide window CCCATCTTATTTTTCTATGAcagtgggattcccctctgtaagcttGGAATACCaatggttaacaaagaagctgctttgggcctactgTAGTGCAGAATAGGGCCAGGTGGGAATTcaaagcagatagaggagagagtaggtggagtcaaagagaagccaaggagctgccagagaagaaagatgcAGCTGCcacccagaaccttaccagtaaaccacaagcttcgtggtaaaatacagaataatagaaatgggttaatttaagatataagagctagccaatgagaagcgtgagctactaggccaagcagtgttgtaataatatagtttctgtgggattGCTTGGGTctgcagctgggaacaaatgaacagCCTCCGACTACAATCCCACCATACTATCTCTTCCAATTTAGTGAGAAATAAATCCCAGGGGTCTTATCATTTCATCTTAAATGTCCTCAGTATATATTCCTAAAAGGAAAACTCTTTCTGAAATGTATCCTATGTTCTCCAAATCAACACTATTTCAACAAGACCACTTTGGAGAGAGATCAGTATCATGGCATGAGAATTTACTTTGATTATCAGCATAAGAGCTTTTGAAATGCAATTTGAATATGTTTCATAGGTAATAAAAAATTAGGATCAGTAAGATAGCTCAGAGAGTAAAAGCgtgtgctgccaagcctgacaacctgagtttgatccccagaagtcacgaggtagaaggagagaaataactTTTACTTCCACGTGAAAATAATTccgcttattttgtttttctacctATTTATTCCAGGGAAATAACACAGATGATGGGGGAAAAATAAACTAACCAAGTCATCCATATAAACATTACATCAGTGACATAATTTGAGATTTAATGAATAATGATAAAGGTTTGGAATAGTTTATATAACTAATGAAGTGCttataaaattagaaacataGGAAAGTAAATGAGCTAAAATAAGAGAAATTTTACTATACTACAATTTTACCATGACTATAATTTTGTAGAGATCCTTATGCACGTAACCAAAGTTTAGGACTAACTACAACAAACCAAGACAGTAGGACTGCAGATCTCTTTCtccatataaatatacatttttgtaatggttttatatgtaaaatattctgttactatttttaattctttgacatTATTATTTGAGCATCTACCAGAACTCAAATCATATGAAGCATGAAGTTTCCTCTGTGAAGTTTCCTGCAGGCCCTCAATCTTCATTTTTCTCCTAAATTCCTGTAGCTCTTGGCAGACAAAGCAATGGTGTTGTTCATAAAGTACCCCAAAGAGTCTTGTTGGAAAACGAGACCAGCAAGAAGCGGTAGAGCAGTGAAGGAGGGGGTGAATAAGAGAGAAGCATAATGAGATATTTGTATAAAATACCATAATGAAGCCCATTATTTTGAACATCAActttaaactttaatttaaatAGGTATTCTAAAGCAtgataaaccaggtgtggtgacacatgcctttaatcctagcatgtgggagacaaGACAaaaagatctctatgagtttaaggtcagcctggattaTATTCaaagttccatgccagccagagatatttaaaaataacaataataattctgACAGGCAGTAGCCTTTCTCGTATAATGTGGCTCTTTTCCAGTAAAATTAAACCACCTGCACATTACCATGAAATTAACcttaattcctttcttttttatctctcccccaccccacccactttGAGACAGACTCAGGTAACTCAGGTTGGTcttggactcactgtgtagcagagGTCAACcttaaccttgaactcctgatcctccttcctctacgTCTTAAAATCTGTGATTGAGTTAGTTATGCACAGCTACTCTTGGGCTCAAAATCCTGTTTTACTACCACTCACTCACATCAAACTAGATTTTAACCCCCTAGAGCCCAGACGTAGACCAAGCACAGCAAAACTGCATCAGTAAAGGCATGGGTGAGATGGGACTCCCGGGAGCCACGAGCTCCACCTGCTGGCTAGCAAGTCCCCAACAGGCTGTGGGAGGGCTCTAGACTGGCTTAGTTGAGGTGACAGCAGGCTGCAGAACTGGAGAGTAACCCCCCACACACGACTTTCTCACTCACAGCGAGTGATTTTATGAGAGCCCAAATCTGCCTTACATAGTCTGTTAACTGTTAAACTCACCTCTGAGGCTCCTTGTAATGCCACGATCTTTAACAGGCTCCAGGCAAGTAACTGTCAAAAATTTAATAAAGTGATAGTAAGTGTATGGCCCAGAATGCCTCTTGGGCATGGACAGCTTTGTGTCATCGGCAGGCATCAGTGAGCTTTAAGAAGCCTAATTACAGGGCTTCTGTTCCACCGAGTACAGCAACCAGGCTGAGACTCAGAAGCAAACAGTTGAAAGCCAGAATGGAAGCAGCACACGTTATCCACTCTTGGTCCTCCGTGCAGCAATAGGAGTCTTAACTATCATGTACACATTTACAGGGATCAGTTCAAAAGCCCACAAGCTGTGACCCTTCCTGAATGatcccagtgtctctctgcctgGGGCAATACtaatagagagaaataaaaagtggGAATTGTTTGAAAATTGACTTTACACAAGTCAAACACAAATCTTgtataaccatttttttttcaatttgacaCTGTAGTTATAAATGCCTTAACTTCCTAGCCTGATTAGAAAAACCAAGGAAGTGGGGCATCACCAATAGTTCCTTCTTTGTGTTTCGCTAGGTTGAAGAAAAGCACTCCTGGAAATTGTACCGAACACCAactacaaacaacaaaagcagttCAAAGATGCTAGCTGGCTTTAGTTTCAGTGTTAGGGTAGACAACATCAAATTCTTCTAAGTGTGCTCTGGTGCACTGAACACAAGATAATTGTTCTTTAAACACAAaaggacagggctggagagatggctcagtggataagagcactggctgctcttccagaggtcatgagttcaattcccagcaaccacatggtggctcacaaccatctgtaatgagatctggcgccctcttctggcatgtgcgcatacatggaggcagaatgttgtatatataataaataaatctttaaaaaaagtttttaaaaaaccacAAAAGGACAGATGCGAGAACAAACAAGATCAGAATGTAAGTTGGTAGTCAGTTGCCTGCCTtgtaaaacagaaacaggaagacagaCTTACAACACAGATAACAGAGAAATGATTGTTTGgtaaaccatatatatatatatatatcatatatatacattatatatattatatataaagcagggctagagagatggctctgaggttaagagcactggatgctctttccaaagaacctgagttcagttgccagcacccacatggaggttcacaaccgtctgtaacttcagttctagggaattcggtgtcttcttctggccttagAGGGCACTagacacacacatgatgcacagacatgcatacatgcagacaaaacactcatacacataaaataattataaaactaaCCATTGTAGACTTTAACAGAATGTCAAAGTGCCAGGCACACAGAAAGCCTATTTGAAGTATGCACATTAATTTGGCATAGCTGTTCTTTCTGTGCCCagtttttcagtaaaataaactcaaaaaagTATCATTGTTTTCCTCTCCTAGTAAAAGGTGCTGTGAGCCACAAATACAAGCAcaaaaagtccccccccccagaagtCACCTGTATTGTTCTACAGTGTGCTTTGGCTAATAATGCTTTTGTGAGATTACCTTTCCTTCAGACACTCACTCTAGCCTGTCTCAATGGCTGAGGACAGAGTGTGGTGGCtgctctcagcactcaggaggtagaggcaggagatcactgtgagtttgagattgTACTGGGCTACCTACTGAATTCATATGAGGCTGGCCTACATGTGAGACCCTTTTTCATACAAAACAAATGGCCACATGAATATAGACAATACTAAATCATTTAATGTGTGTGCTTTACAAAAGAGAGTCCTAGACATAACCATAACTGTCCTGTCCTTGTATGGTGTCCCCCTCCTCCTTAAATGATAGTTCAATCTACCATCTTAAAAATATACTCTTATTCTGagaaatttttgtattttgagctAGGATTTCACTGAActgctctggctgacctggaacttgctatgcagtgcaggctggtcttgaactcacagagatcttcctgcctctgcatccagagtgCCAGAatcaaaggcatacaccaccatgcctggctcatgaAGAACTGTTTAAGATTCTAATATTACATGAGCATCATTTTCGATAGtccttatgttttaaaaacagttGGCCTGTAGAGGTATAAAATAGGCTAACATTTTacttccctttttaaattttgaaattatttattggGAAGAGGTGAGGTGCTGTGGGTGGGTGCGTGAACATCACGGCGGGTATGTAGAGCTCAAAGGACACCTcccaagagtcagttctctcctctctcatgtgggttccagggttcaaactcaggtttgCAGGTTTGTAAAGCAAGTACTGGTACCCACTAAGCCACCTAGCTGGTCCTGGTGTGAATATTTTACAGTATCAAATGCATACCCACTAAATTTATATCAGTGTTGCTGTAAACCCAGAGATCTTCATACTATTGATTTAACTCTAGGTGCCTGAGAAACATATCTGGTAGCCACACATAGTGTGGTGGCTAGGGATTGGGGAAATAAGTAACTAAATAAGGAAGAGGTGGAGAGCTGACCTCTAAAGGGCTGTGAGGGTTCAGCTCCTTTGCAGGATGCTTGtgtagcatgcatgaagctctgcaTTCGATCCCCAGCATCGAATAAAGCAGGCAGggggcacaggcctgtaatcatagctatgggaggctgaggctggaggatcagaaattcacaCCTAGTTCATctcaaaccaacaaataaatcaAACCTGCTAAGTAAATTCTCAGGGAAAGCTTTAGCTGTGGCTACTTTGAAGGCCCCCTGGGTAGAGTCACACAGGTACTCTATGACAATTTCTGCTTGATTTTTCAGAGACGGTGGCTGCAATATGGCTCAGAGTGACTTCCTCTACCCAGAAAACCCAAGGAGGCGGCAGGAAGTGAACCGTCTTCACCAGCAGCTCCTGGACTGCCTGTCTGACAGCTTCCAGGTCACCAACAAGCTGGCAGGGGTCCTGAACACCCACTTGGGCTGTAAGCTGGCCTTCATCGAAATGAAAAGAGATGGGACCATCAAAGAAAACTGTGACATCATTATCCAAGCCATGACAAAAATCCAGAAGGAACTGCAAAAGGTTGATGAGGCACTGAAAGAGAAACTGGAGCCAACGCTTTATAGGAAACTTCAGGATATcaaggaaagggagacagagaagataGCGATTGTGCAAAAGGTCATTTCTGTCATCCTGGGAGAAGCTACATCTGCAGCCAGTGCAGTGGCTGTTAAACTCGTGGGCTCAAATGTCACAACTGGCATAATTAACAAGCTGGTCACTGTGCTAGCTCACATTGGGACTTCTCTCCTTGGTAGCATTGGAATTGCTGTGCTCAGTCTTGGCATAGATATGATCATCCAAGCCATCTTGGGAGCAGTGGAGAAGACACAGCTTCAAGCAGCCATCAGAAGTTACGAGAAGCATCTGGTGGAGTTCAAGGCCGCCTCAGAGAGGTACCATCACGCCATCACTGAGGTCAGCAGTGCCGTGAAGCGCCAGATAAGATGAAGTCATGTCTCTACCACTGGGCTAGTCCTCTGCTTCCCCCTCCATTGCAATGCTTATTTAACTAGCTTCATTTTCCATACTCCTCTCATGTGGACAGAGACAGAGTAAACGATTTGGAATGTTTGGGTTCTGGAGCAACAGTGAGTGCCCAACTCGGTGGTACCAAACCCTCAAGAGAGAGTCTCTAACCAGACGTTTTCTTCCCCTGCTGCCAGAACCATGTGGTAGAAATGTATCACCAAGCAGCAGGTACAGAATTGTTTCCTTGTTCC belongs to Microtus pennsylvanicus isolate mMicPen1 chromosome 8, mMicPen1.hap1, whole genome shotgun sequence and includes:
- the Smco3 gene encoding single-pass membrane and coiled-coil domain-containing protein 3; translation: MAQSDFLYPENPRRRQEVNRLHQQLLDCLSDSFQVTNKLAGVLNTHLGCKLAFIEMKRDGTIKENCDIIIQAMTKIQKELQKVDEALKEKLEPTLYRKLQDIKERETEKIAIVQKVISVILGEATSAASAVAVKLVGSNVTTGIINKLVTVLAHIGTSLLGSIGIAVLSLGIDMIIQAILGAVEKTQLQAAIRSYEKHLVEFKAASERYHHAITEVSSAVKRQIR